From one Aquicella siphonis genomic stretch:
- the dksA gene encoding RNA polymerase-binding protein DksA encodes MVAKEKDILEPSLEVLGISPYKQKKTEEYMSSKMQEHFKSILMALRQRILEGGDKIVTHMKEEAINYPDPNDRASQEEDFRLELRTRDRERKLLKKIEESLELLREKDYGYCEVCGVEIGLRRLEARPTATLCIDCKTLDEIKEKQQKQEEEY; translated from the coding sequence AGAAAAAGATATTTTGGAGCCCAGCTTGGAAGTCTTGGGGATTTCTCCCTACAAGCAGAAAAAGACTGAAGAGTATATGAGCTCAAAAATGCAAGAACACTTCAAAAGTATTCTGATGGCTTTGCGTCAGCGGATTCTTGAAGGTGGCGATAAGATCGTGACCCACATGAAAGAAGAAGCGATTAATTACCCTGATCCCAATGACCGCGCGAGTCAGGAAGAAGATTTCCGCTTGGAATTGAGAACCCGTGACCGCGAGAGAAAGTTGTTGAAAAAAATCGAAGAATCGCTTGAGCTGTTGCGCGAAAAGGATTATGGCTATTGCGAGGTTTGCGGAGTGGAAATCGGCTTGCGCAGGCTAGAAGCCAGACCGACCGCAACATTGTGTATTGATTGCAAAACACTGGACGAAATCAAGGAAAAACAGCAAAAACAGGAAGAAGAATATTAA